One region of Ascaphus truei isolate aAscTru1 chromosome 13, aAscTru1.hap1, whole genome shotgun sequence genomic DNA includes:
- the ANKLE2 gene encoding ankyrin repeat and LEM domain-containing protein 2 isoform X2, translated as MDKILSQLKLLDPDGLREEILKAGLTCGPITSTTRFIFEKKLARALLEQQGVDLETLNPSDGNAAAGDSQHTRCASSIRGSRANCSEDGDFGYSVGLNPPEEDAALTSECFAATGRSANDSQSYIQTPSKDPSLYYGICPVYDDILVRNEKVHIYVDKKEALQVVKMMKGSRFKAFPSREDAEKFARGICDYYPSPTKSSVSPSPVKLGPALLRSELGHNYDGASSPEVESLNKEKANSFKSPRTQDLTAKLRKAVEKGDLATFSDLIWSNPRYLIGSGDNPTVVQEGCRYNVMHVAAKENQPGICQLVLDTLENPEFMRLMYPDDGALMLQKRIRYIVDLYLNTPDKMGFDTPLHFACKFGNAEMVNVLSSHPDIIKNSKNKYEHTPEEVICERSKNKSAELKSRIREYLKGHYYVPLLRAEDNSSFPVIGAPWSPEKPDLLFQPGLTRFCGSPKDPLLAVRAFAGPMSPSKAEDFRREWKTPPRERAGFFHNVRKTDPERGAERVGRQLAHQFDVPWVEYWDFLSCFTDLSCPEGLEKLEEYLSRSEASESTRQEPDHETCNKYKTPPPAGKSKKCCNSISVGAFLDDEEDMSLEEIKNRQNAALKHSLLPASGDTIAMPECIMDTSTLPSNLYQNGAKPGFCSPLCNDRILPGDGGRLQGLEKGLLSPVSNLMAEFEKLSVSEPKEDGKEMPSNEALPCRDEGAIAQRLSQVTISKGHEDSLPGEATTRTSRSRVPEVEQLLPELSLQDNASPLESSTKLSPTCASSSVSPTQRFVMKTPPRNQSTRVHFLLGEEPSKLDVDVLSAVESVELDAHKYPGISKWIHAVLSYPSTDRQSWPSPAALSFRGKSHLFSTGSPGTPAFSTPGRHSPVPGSPGKCINTSDYSSPGRYSPAYASHIQLLRLRNPPDHAVI; from the exons ATGGACAAAATCCTCAGCCAACTGAAGCTCCTAGACCCAGACGGGCTCCGAGAAGAGATATTGAAGGCCGGACTCACATGCGGGCCAatcacatccaccaccaggtTCATTTTTGAGAAGAAACTAGCTCGTGCTTTGCTGGAGCAGCAAGGGGTGGACTTGGAGACTTTAAATCCATCCGATGGAAATGCAGCAGCTGGTGACAGCCAACACACACGCTGTGCCAGCAGCATCAGAGGCAGCAGAGCAAACTGCTCGGAAGATGGGGACTTTGGGTACAGCGTTGGCTTGAACCCACCAGAAGAAGATGCAGCTCTAACCAGTGAGTGTTTTGCGGCCACCGGGAGATCTGCTAATGACTCTCAGAGCTACATCCAGACCCCCTCTAAGGACCCATCTCTGTACTATGGCATTTGCCCAGTGTATGACGACATCCTAGTTAGAAATG AAAAGGTCCACATTTACGTGGACAAGAAAGAAGCTCTTCAGGTTGTGAAGATGATGAAGGGCTCAAGGTTCAAGGCTTTCCCCTCCAGGGAGGACGCCGAGAAGTTTGCCAGGGGAATATGTGACTACTACCCGTCACCCACCAAGTCTTCAGTGTCCCCGTCACCTGTGAAACTCGGACCCGCTCTTCTGAGGAGTGAACTGGGACATAATTATG ATGGAGCCTCCTCTCCAGAGGTGGAAAGTCTTAACAAAGAGAAAGCGAACAGCTTCAAAAGCCCCAGGACACAAGACCTGACGGCAAAGCTGCGGAAGGCTGTGGAGAAAGGCGACCTAGCCACCTTTTCAGATTTGATTTGGAGTAACCCACGTTATCTCATAGGCTCCGGCGACAACCCAACTGTGGTACAG GAAGGTTGCAGATACAATGTTATGCATGTGGCTGCCAAGGAGAACCAGCCTGGGATCTGCCAGCTGGTGTTGGACACCTTGGAGAACCCAGAGTTTATGCGTCTCATGTACCCAGATGACGGCGCGCTCATGCTGCAGAAACGCATCCGCTACATCGTGGATCTGTATCTCAACACCCCCGATAAAATG GGATTTGATACTCCTCTGCACTTCGCTTGCAAGTTCGGCAACGCAGAGATGGTGAACGTGCTGAGCTCCCATCCAGACATTATAAAAAATTCTAAGAACAAGTATGAGCATACCCCGGAGGAG GTGATCTGCGAAAGAAGCAAAAATAAATCGGCGGAATTGAAATCCCGGATCCGAGAATATCTGAAAG GTCATTATTACGTCCCGCTCCTGCGCGCCGAGGATAACTCCTCCTTCCCAGTCATCGGAGCCCCATGGTCGCCAGAGAAGCCGGATTTGCTCTTCCAGCCCGGCCTGACCAGGTTCTGTGGCAGCCCCAAAGATCCGCTGCTAGCAGTGAGAGCATTCGCTGGTCCGATGAGCCCCTCCAAG GCGGAGGATTTCAGAAGGGAGTGGAAAACCCCACCACGGGAGAGGGCCGGCTTCTTCCACAATGTCCGGAAAACTGATCccgagagaggagcagagagagtggGAAG GCAGCTGGCTCACCAGTTTGATGTCCCATGGGTGGAGTATTGGGACTTCCTGTCCTGTTTTACCGACCTTTCGTGCCCGGAAGGCCTGGAGAAGCTGGAGGAATATCTGAGCAGGAGTGAGGCGAGCGAAAGTACGCGGCAGGAACCGGACCACGAGACCTGTAACAAATACAAAACGCCGCCCCCCGCAG GCAAAAGCAAAAAGTGTTGTAATTCCATTTCGGTCGGGGCGTTTTTGGACGACGAAGAAGACATGAGTCTTGAAGAGATCAAAAACCGTCAGAACGCAGCTTTGAAGCACAGCCTCCTACCAGCCTCCGGAGACACCATCGCCATGCCAGAGTGCATCATGGACACCTCCACCCTTCCCAGCAACCTCTACCAGAACGGGGCCAAACCTGGCTTTTGCAGCCCACTGTGCAATGACCGGATCCTTCCCGGAGACGGAGGGCGCCTGCAGGGTTTGGAGAAAGGACTGCTGTCGCCAGTCTCCAATCTCATGGCAGAGTTTGAGAAACTGTCGGTGTCCGAGCCAAAGGAAGACGGCAAGGAGATGCCGAGCAATGAGGCCTTGCCTTGTAGGGACGAGGGAGCAATAGCTCAAAGGCTGAGCCAGGTGACCATTTCTAAGGGACATGAGGACTCGCTCCCTGGTGAGGCCACAACAAGGACATCGCGTTCCAGGGTGCCAGAAGTTGAGCAGCTGCTGCCAGAGCTCAGCCTGCAGGACAACGCTTCACCACTAGAGAGCAGCACCAAGTTGTCACCTACATGTGCCTCCTCTTCCGTTTCTCCCACCCAACGATTTGTCATGAAGACTCCCCCCAGGAACCAAAGCACACGGGTGCATTTCCTGCTGGG GGAAGAGCCTTCTAAACTTGACGTTGATGTTTTATCAGCCGTGGAAAGTGTGGAGCTTGATGCACATAAATACCCTGGTATTTCCAAGTGGATACACGCAGTGCTCTCTTACCCCAGTACTGATCGGCAAAG
- the ANKLE2 gene encoding ankyrin repeat and LEM domain-containing protein 2 isoform X1: protein MPLSGILSSWDSVGGWPALLACVLVALVGWLFRLAERRHGQRSHSEPPHVFPQPGQEMLLVEQSMDKILSQLKLLDPDGLREEILKAGLTCGPITSTTRFIFEKKLARALLEQQGVDLETLNPSDGNAAAGDSQHTRCASSIRGSRANCSEDGDFGYSVGLNPPEEDAALTSECFAATGRSANDSQSYIQTPSKDPSLYYGICPVYDDILVRNEKVHIYVDKKEALQVVKMMKGSRFKAFPSREDAEKFARGICDYYPSPTKSSVSPSPVKLGPALLRSELGHNYDGASSPEVESLNKEKANSFKSPRTQDLTAKLRKAVEKGDLATFSDLIWSNPRYLIGSGDNPTVVQEGCRYNVMHVAAKENQPGICQLVLDTLENPEFMRLMYPDDGALMLQKRIRYIVDLYLNTPDKMGFDTPLHFACKFGNAEMVNVLSSHPDIIKNSKNKYEHTPEEVICERSKNKSAELKSRIREYLKGHYYVPLLRAEDNSSFPVIGAPWSPEKPDLLFQPGLTRFCGSPKDPLLAVRAFAGPMSPSKAEDFRREWKTPPRERAGFFHNVRKTDPERGAERVGRQLAHQFDVPWVEYWDFLSCFTDLSCPEGLEKLEEYLSRSEASESTRQEPDHETCNKYKTPPPAGKSKKCCNSISVGAFLDDEEDMSLEEIKNRQNAALKHSLLPASGDTIAMPECIMDTSTLPSNLYQNGAKPGFCSPLCNDRILPGDGGRLQGLEKGLLSPVSNLMAEFEKLSVSEPKEDGKEMPSNEALPCRDEGAIAQRLSQVTISKGHEDSLPGEATTRTSRSRVPEVEQLLPELSLQDNASPLESSTKLSPTCASSSVSPTQRFVMKTPPRNQSTRVHFLLGEEPSKLDVDVLSAVESVELDAHKYPGISKWIHAVLSYPSTDRQSWPSPAALSFRGKSHLFSTGSPGTPAFSTPGRHSPVPGSPGKCINTSDYSSPGRYSPAYASHIQLLRLRNPPDHAVI from the exons ATGCCGCTGTCCGGGATCCTGTCCAGCTGGGACTCTGTGGGGGGGTGGCCGGCTCTCTTGGCCTGTGTGTTGGTGGCGTTGGTGGGTTGGCTTTTCCGCCTGGCAGAGAGGAGACACGGCCAGCGGTCTCACTCCGAGCCGCCTCACGTCTTCCCACAGCCTGGCCAGGAGATGCTGCTAG TGGAGCAGAGCATGGACAAAATCCTCAGCCAACTGAAGCTCCTAGACCCAGACGGGCTCCGAGAAGAGATATTGAAGGCCGGACTCACATGCGGGCCAatcacatccaccaccaggtTCATTTTTGAGAAGAAACTAGCTCGTGCTTTGCTGGAGCAGCAAGGGGTGGACTTGGAGACTTTAAATCCATCCGATGGAAATGCAGCAGCTGGTGACAGCCAACACACACGCTGTGCCAGCAGCATCAGAGGCAGCAGAGCAAACTGCTCGGAAGATGGGGACTTTGGGTACAGCGTTGGCTTGAACCCACCAGAAGAAGATGCAGCTCTAACCAGTGAGTGTTTTGCGGCCACCGGGAGATCTGCTAATGACTCTCAGAGCTACATCCAGACCCCCTCTAAGGACCCATCTCTGTACTATGGCATTTGCCCAGTGTATGACGACATCCTAGTTAGAAATG AAAAGGTCCACATTTACGTGGACAAGAAAGAAGCTCTTCAGGTTGTGAAGATGATGAAGGGCTCAAGGTTCAAGGCTTTCCCCTCCAGGGAGGACGCCGAGAAGTTTGCCAGGGGAATATGTGACTACTACCCGTCACCCACCAAGTCTTCAGTGTCCCCGTCACCTGTGAAACTCGGACCCGCTCTTCTGAGGAGTGAACTGGGACATAATTATG ATGGAGCCTCCTCTCCAGAGGTGGAAAGTCTTAACAAAGAGAAAGCGAACAGCTTCAAAAGCCCCAGGACACAAGACCTGACGGCAAAGCTGCGGAAGGCTGTGGAGAAAGGCGACCTAGCCACCTTTTCAGATTTGATTTGGAGTAACCCACGTTATCTCATAGGCTCCGGCGACAACCCAACTGTGGTACAG GAAGGTTGCAGATACAATGTTATGCATGTGGCTGCCAAGGAGAACCAGCCTGGGATCTGCCAGCTGGTGTTGGACACCTTGGAGAACCCAGAGTTTATGCGTCTCATGTACCCAGATGACGGCGCGCTCATGCTGCAGAAACGCATCCGCTACATCGTGGATCTGTATCTCAACACCCCCGATAAAATG GGATTTGATACTCCTCTGCACTTCGCTTGCAAGTTCGGCAACGCAGAGATGGTGAACGTGCTGAGCTCCCATCCAGACATTATAAAAAATTCTAAGAACAAGTATGAGCATACCCCGGAGGAG GTGATCTGCGAAAGAAGCAAAAATAAATCGGCGGAATTGAAATCCCGGATCCGAGAATATCTGAAAG GTCATTATTACGTCCCGCTCCTGCGCGCCGAGGATAACTCCTCCTTCCCAGTCATCGGAGCCCCATGGTCGCCAGAGAAGCCGGATTTGCTCTTCCAGCCCGGCCTGACCAGGTTCTGTGGCAGCCCCAAAGATCCGCTGCTAGCAGTGAGAGCATTCGCTGGTCCGATGAGCCCCTCCAAG GCGGAGGATTTCAGAAGGGAGTGGAAAACCCCACCACGGGAGAGGGCCGGCTTCTTCCACAATGTCCGGAAAACTGATCccgagagaggagcagagagagtggGAAG GCAGCTGGCTCACCAGTTTGATGTCCCATGGGTGGAGTATTGGGACTTCCTGTCCTGTTTTACCGACCTTTCGTGCCCGGAAGGCCTGGAGAAGCTGGAGGAATATCTGAGCAGGAGTGAGGCGAGCGAAAGTACGCGGCAGGAACCGGACCACGAGACCTGTAACAAATACAAAACGCCGCCCCCCGCAG GCAAAAGCAAAAAGTGTTGTAATTCCATTTCGGTCGGGGCGTTTTTGGACGACGAAGAAGACATGAGTCTTGAAGAGATCAAAAACCGTCAGAACGCAGCTTTGAAGCACAGCCTCCTACCAGCCTCCGGAGACACCATCGCCATGCCAGAGTGCATCATGGACACCTCCACCCTTCCCAGCAACCTCTACCAGAACGGGGCCAAACCTGGCTTTTGCAGCCCACTGTGCAATGACCGGATCCTTCCCGGAGACGGAGGGCGCCTGCAGGGTTTGGAGAAAGGACTGCTGTCGCCAGTCTCCAATCTCATGGCAGAGTTTGAGAAACTGTCGGTGTCCGAGCCAAAGGAAGACGGCAAGGAGATGCCGAGCAATGAGGCCTTGCCTTGTAGGGACGAGGGAGCAATAGCTCAAAGGCTGAGCCAGGTGACCATTTCTAAGGGACATGAGGACTCGCTCCCTGGTGAGGCCACAACAAGGACATCGCGTTCCAGGGTGCCAGAAGTTGAGCAGCTGCTGCCAGAGCTCAGCCTGCAGGACAACGCTTCACCACTAGAGAGCAGCACCAAGTTGTCACCTACATGTGCCTCCTCTTCCGTTTCTCCCACCCAACGATTTGTCATGAAGACTCCCCCCAGGAACCAAAGCACACGGGTGCATTTCCTGCTGGG GGAAGAGCCTTCTAAACTTGACGTTGATGTTTTATCAGCCGTGGAAAGTGTGGAGCTTGATGCACATAAATACCCTGGTATTTCCAAGTGGATACACGCAGTGCTCTCTTACCCCAGTACTGATCGGCAAAG